A DNA window from Jaculus jaculus isolate mJacJac1 chromosome 1, mJacJac1.mat.Y.cur, whole genome shotgun sequence contains the following coding sequences:
- the LOC123458849 gene encoding olfactory receptor 10V1-like, which yields MEEANQTGRLLFHFRPFSRLPEVQVMIFVFFLIMYVVSLSGNMSIFLTIWIHRCLHTPMYFFLANLASLEIFYSSTIAPLTLAGILSVERMAISLPGCGAQMFFFIFLGSADCILLAVMAYDRFVAICHPLRYTLIMSWRLCVQLALGSLLLGFILAMQLTVLIFRLPFCSSKEISLFYCDVLPVMRLACADTHVHEATLFVVSVIVLTIPFLLILLSYVFIVAAILKIRSAEGRHKAFSTCSSHLTVVLLQYGCGSLIYLCPSSSYSPERGQVISVVYTFITPVLNPLIYSMRNRELKDALKRAVMGLALLQTQRAV from the coding sequence ATGGAGGAGGCCAACCAGACCGGGAGGCTCCTCTTCCACTTCCGCCCCTTCTCCCGGCTCCCTGAGGTGCAGGTGATGATCTTTGTGTTCTTTCTCATCATGTATGTGGTCAGCCTCAGTGGGAACATGTCCATTTTCCTCACCATCTGGATCCATCGCTGCCTGCACACCCCGATGTACTTCTTCCTGGCAAACCTGGCGAGCCTGGAGATCTTCTACTCGTCCACCATCGCCCCTCTCACGCTGGCTGGCATCCTGTCTGTGGAGAGAATGGCCATCTCCCTGCCAGGCTGTGGTGCCCAGATGTTTTTCTTCATCTTCCTGGGCAGTGCTGACTGCATTCTGCTGGCCGTCATGGCCTATGACCGGTTTGTGGCCATCTGCCACCCTCTGCGCTACACACTCATCATGAGCTGGCGCCTGTGTGTCCAGCTGGCCCTGGGGTCGCTGCTGCTGGGCTTCATCTTGGCCATGCAGTTGACTGTGCTCATCTTCCGACTCCCGTTCTGCAGCAGTAAAGAAATCAGCTTGTTCTACTGCGATGTCCTCCCTGTCATGAGACTGGCCTGTGCAGACACCCATGTCCATGAGGCCACGCTGTTTGTGGTCAGTGTCATTGTCCTCAccatccccttcctcctcatcctGCTCTCCTATGTCTTCATTGTGGCTGCCATCTTAAAGATCCGCTCAGCAGAGGGGAGGCACAAGGCCTTCTCCACCTGCTCCTCCCACCTGACCGTGGTCCTCCTCCAGTATGGATGTGGAAGCCTCATCTACTTGTGCCCCAGCTCCAGCTACTCTCCTGAGAGGGGCCAGGTAATTTCAGTGGTTTACACGTTCATCACCCCTGTTCTAAATCCCTTGATCTACAGCATGAGGAACAGAGAGCTTAAGGATGCTTTGAAGAGGGCAGTAATGGGGTTGGCTCTTCTCCAGACTCAAAGAGCAGTGTGA